Genomic segment of Sulfurovum sp. UBA12169:
AAGACAATTCAAATTCAGGGTGACCGATAAGCATCTTAATCAACTCCAACCCTGTATATCCGCTTGCGCCTACAACACCTACTTTTACCACTTGCCTATCCTTTTTTTTCTTGCTATTTATTCGCTAATGATAATCTCTTTATAAAACACTTCTTCAATCTCATACGTTTTTTGTCCGCTTGGCAAATTCAATTCAACCTCATCGCCCTCTTCTTTTCCCATCAACACTCTTGCCATCGGCGACTGGATAGAGATAAGTCCTTTTTGGGGACTCGACTCCTGTCCTCCTACGATGGTATAGCATATCTCTGTTTGACTTTCCTGATCCGTTAAAACTACCGTAGAACCAAAACAGACACGCACATGGGTTAAAGTAGACGGATCAACTATCTGCGCCCTGCTTGTCAAATCTGACAATTCGGTAATCCGCGCCTCCATTAATCCCTGCTTTTCTTTTGCAGCATGATACTCTGCATTTTCTTTTAAATCTCCCAATGCACGCGCCTCATCTATAATTTTTGCAATTACAGCTCTTTCTACTGTTTTCAAACGCTCCAACTCTTTAGAAAGTTTCAAATAAGTTTCTTTAAGCATCGGCTCTTTTTGCACGTCAGGTCCTTTAAAATACTGAATTTATTGTTTATTTTAAGTATTATACCAAAAAGGCTATAATAGCGATTAAAATCAATGAAAAATCTATAGAGTCGTGCATAACGTCGCAAAGAGATGTCAAATTTTTGGCTCCCTACAATCCACACTAAAGTAATAAAATGAAACAAATACTAATAACAAATGATGATGGCTTCGAATCCAAAGGGCTTCTTGCATTATTGGAGGCGCTTAAGCCTTTGGGAAATATCACGGTAGTAGCTCCCACTGTAGAAAAATCGGCATGCGGGCATTCATTAACCCTCACTCGTCCGCTTCGCTTCATTGAATTGGACGATGACTTTTTTAAACTTGATGATGGCACTCCTACGGATTGTGTTTTTTTATCGCTCAATAAACTTTTTAACGATTCCCATCGTCCTGATCTTGTGATCTCCGGCATCAACAAAGGTGCCAATATGGGAGAGGATATCACTTATTCCGGTACCGCTGCGGCTGCAATGGAAGCAGTGCTGCAAGGTATTCCCGCAATTGCTATCTCGCAAGTTTGTCATGACCAATGTCAAAACATAGATGATTTTGGTTACGAATTGGCACAAGAAAGCATTGCCTTGCTTGTAAAACGTATTTTTGAAGACCGCTTTCCTTTGCCTGAGCGTAAGTTTCTCAATATCAATATTCCTCCTATTGCAAGAGATGAGTGCAAAGGATTTAAAATCACCCGCGCAGGCAACAGAATCTATGGCAATGATGCCGAGGTACATAGGAATCCCAGGGGTCTGGAGCATTACTGGATAGGATTGCCTCGGCTTGACTGGAAAGAAAACAAGGGGCACATTACGGATTTTGAAGCTGTCCATCAAGGCTATGTCTCTATCACCCCTATACATCTGGACATGACCAGCCATAATGATATCCAAATCCTAGAGCAGTGGTTATGAGATTTGAACGTTGCAGGATGCTGTTTGGAGAAGAGGATTTTACAAAACTTCAAGCAGCAAAAATTCTTATTCTGGGTGTAGGGGGCGTAGGAAGCTATGTGCTTGATTGTCTTTATCGCAGCGGTGTTCACTCTATCACAATTGTAGATTATGACACTTACGATGAAACCAACCAAAACAGACAAATCGGCTCAGATGCTATCGGTATGCTCAAAACAGAACGCTTAAAAGATCTCTATCCCGGCATCCAAACGATTCATCAAAAAATGGATATTGCGTGGGTGGAATCTTTCGATTTTGATCCTTATGATCTTATCATTGATGCAGCCGATACCACCAAAGTTAAGATAGAAGTAGCCAAAAAATGCTACAAAAAGCTCATTATGTCCCTGGGTTCAGCTAAACGCTTTGAAGCTTCCAAGATAGAAGTCGCTTCCATCTGGAAAACGCACGGAGATGCACTTGCGCGAAAAATACGCAATGAACTCAAACGTGCCAAATTTGACAGAAACTTCACCGTCGTTTTTTCTCCGGAAGAGGACAAGTGCAAAGAAAAAGGCTCATGCGTTGCCGTAACAGGTGCATTCGGATTGACAATTTGCTCTGAAGCAATCAAGAAAATTATCAACAAAGTCTAGCTTATTGCATCGTGCCTAAACCAAAACATTCCCGGTATCCGGCAGAAAAAGATATCAGACTAAGTAAAAACAGAAAAAGCAAAAGCAAAAAAGGAGGTAACGCATGATCATCGATAAATTGGAAAATTGGAAATATTATCATTTTGGCCCTGCATGGAAACAGATATTTGAATTTTTGGACACGTTGTCCCCTCACTCTCCAGAAGGCAAATACACCATCTTAGGTGATGATATCTTTGCAATTGTTATGAGTTATGAGACTCGTGCTCCAGAAGTATCGGTTTTCGAATCACATCAAACGTATGTGGACATCCAAACTGTTTTGATAGGAAGCGAGGGGTTTGAATGCTCTTTT
This window contains:
- a CDS encoding transcription elongation factor GreA; amino-acid sequence: MLKETYLKLSKELERLKTVERAVIAKIIDEARALGDLKENAEYHAAKEKQGLMEARITELSDLTSRAQIVDPSTLTHVRVCFGSTVVLTDQESQTEICYTIVGGQESSPQKGLISIQSPMARVLMGKEEGDEVELNLPSGQKTYEIEEVFYKEIIISE
- a CDS encoding tRNA cyclic N6-threonylcarbamoyladenosine(37) synthase TcdA → MRFERCRMLFGEEDFTKLQAAKILILGVGGVGSYVLDCLYRSGVHSITIVDYDTYDETNQNRQIGSDAIGMLKTERLKDLYPGIQTIHQKMDIAWVESFDFDPYDLIIDAADTTKVKIEVAKKCYKKLIMSLGSAKRFEASKIEVASIWKTHGDALARKIRNELKRAKFDRNFTVVFSPEEDKCKEKGSCVAVTGAFGLTICSEAIKKIINKV
- a CDS encoding YhcH/YjgK/YiaL family protein, which produces MIIDKLENWKYYHFGPAWKQIFEFLDTLSPHSPEGKYTILGDDIFAIVMSYETRAPEVSVFESHQTYVDIQTVLIGSEGFECSFKDDLLIDVPYDASNDIQLYQRTVPGQTRIDIYPGTFVMLYPHDAHMAALIIDKKSEYTKKVVVKIKTELLLTSCFAYKLQCP
- a CDS encoding 5'/3'-nucleotidase SurE — translated: MKQILITNDDGFESKGLLALLEALKPLGNITVVAPTVEKSACGHSLTLTRPLRFIELDDDFFKLDDGTPTDCVFLSLNKLFNDSHRPDLVISGINKGANMGEDITYSGTAAAAMEAVLQGIPAIAISQVCHDQCQNIDDFGYELAQESIALLVKRIFEDRFPLPERKFLNINIPPIARDECKGFKITRAGNRIYGNDAEVHRNPRGLEHYWIGLPRLDWKENKGHITDFEAVHQGYVSITPIHLDMTSHNDIQILEQWL